In Zygosaccharomyces rouxii strain CBS732 chromosome A complete sequence, the genomic window GTTTACCCAATTGTGACATGTAGCTCCAATCGAAATTCTCATTGATTTCATTCTCCACAAGCATCTTGGGTCTTGAAAATTCCCATGGATGCTGCTGGTAGAAAACTTCTCTCAATTGATCCTCTAAGAATTGTAATTTTGGTGCTTTGTACAACCTACTATCCATGGGCTTTCTATCAAAGGAGCTATTTCTTGTCTTATAAAAACCTTTACGATTAATACcttcatcaaattctttcCATTGGACTGTCTTTTTACCTGTAGAAGGATTAATAAACCTTGCTTCCCTAGTAAACTTAGTCGTTGGGGGAACTGAAGCTACCACTTGATACCATGCAGGAGTCTCCCTGAGCAGTCCAGATCTCAGATACGCAGAGGTACGCTCTAATACGTTAACAGCATTCGTCTGAAGCTTCATTATGGGGTGCTTTGATCACTTCTCAGAGTTTTAACTATGTGATCTTGTCATTCATTAATGGtataaaatttcaaatttttcgaatCTATCAAACTCATCTCGGATAGTTTAGTATGTGGTGAAAGGGTGTTAAAAGTGAATATTCCATAATATATGGTATAAGGACTTCCGTAAGGTTTTCTACAACCATATATTTGGAGTCTAGCGGTTTTAATTGACTGTTGTGGGCTTTTAAGCGCTCTCAAATCCTCATTTTAGCTATTCCTCAAACATTCTATGTAGCTTATGAAGTCCGTAGAAAATGAGATATCGATTAAAGGTTGGAAGTTCAGGCTGAATACAATACACTTGAAGTACGCTTTAAAGACTAGTTAGACGCCATTGAAAACCCCTTCGAGTACGCTTAGGAGTGTCAGAAGCGTTTAGATTTAGTTCCATAAACgatttcatccttttcCTAGCGTGTTTTCCACCCTCCCTTCAATTGGTGATCATAAAGTCCAATGTCGGCACTTTTCAACTTTAAATCGCTATTGCAGGTGATCCTATTGCTACTTTGTTCCTGTACCTACGTACATGCTCAATGGCCATCTCTACTCGATCGTTATAAGGGGCATGGTGTTTTAAGTGCCTTCTGGAAGATGGCTCGTGTAGGTGAAAGGGCAAGTCCTTATGTGAGTTTAG contains:
- the RSM25 gene encoding mitochondrial 37S ribosomal protein mS23 (similar to uniprot|P40496 Saccharomyces cerevisiae YIL093C RSM25 Mitochondrial ribosomal protein of the small subunit) gives rise to the protein MKLQTNAVNVLERTSAYLRSGLLRETPAWYQVVASVPPTTKFTREARFINPSTGKKTVQWKEFDEGINRKGFYKTRNSSFDRKPMDSRLYKAPKLQFLEDQLREVFYQQHPWEFSRPKMLVENEINENFDWSYMSQLGKPLDGESVVQRTIYLLQKDPELGIIDAYDRTRFEFYRLRMQEEIEQQVAQEEAEMFGSVFSSSAIDYGVEQEQRVIDVWKQKAIEETELLAARRASPAESWGQEKQEGEPNKSDEDGQETEELHL
- the KSH1 gene encoding Ksh1p (highly similar to uniprot|Q8TGJ3 Saccharomyces cerevisiae YNL024C-A Identified by gene-trapping microarray-based expression analysis and genome-wide homology searching) produces the protein MSALFNFKSLLQVILLLLCSCTYVHAQWPSLLDRYKGHGVLSAFWKMARVGERASPYVSLACILMALSQLNS